A section of the Marmota flaviventris isolate mMarFla1 chromosome 19, mMarFla1.hap1, whole genome shotgun sequence genome encodes:
- the Sox8 gene encoding transcription factor SOX-8, producing the protein MLDMSESRAQPPCSPSGTASSMSHVEDSDSDAPPSPAGSEGLGRAAGAGSGGRGDAAEAADERFPACIRDAVSQVLKGYDWSLVPMPVRGGNGGALKAKPHVKRPMNAFMVWAQAARRKLADQYPHLHNAELSKTLGKLWRLLTESEKRPFVEEAERLRVQHKKDHPDYKYQPRRRKSMKTGQSDSDSGAELGHHPGGTMYKADAGLHGDTHHHGDHTGQTHGPPTPPTTPKTDLHHPAGGGKQELKPEGRRLVDSGRQNIDFSNVDISELSSEVISNMDTFDVHEFDQYLPLNGHSTLPAEPSQAAAAGSYGGTSYSHSGASVGVSPVWAHKGAPSASASPTEAGPPRPHIKTEQLSPGHYGDQPHGSPGRSDYSSYSAQASVTSAAPATAASSFASAQCDYTDLQASNYYSPYAGYAPSLYQYPYFHSSRRPYASPLLNGLSVPPAHSPSGNWDQPVYTTLTRP; encoded by the exons ATGCTGGACATGAGTGAGTCCCGCGCCCAGCCGCCCTGCAGCCCATCCGGCACCGCCAGCTCCATGTCGCACGTGGAGGACTCGGACTCGGATGCGCCTCCGTCTCCCGCGGGCTCCGAGGGCCTTGGCCGCGCGGCGGGCGCGGGGAGCGGCGGCCGAGGCGATGCAGCCGAGGCAGCGGACGAGCGCTTCCCGGCTTGCATCCGCGACGCGGTGTCGCAGGTGCTCAAGGGCTACGACTGGAGCCTGGTACCCATGCCCGTGCGTGGTGGCAACGGTGGAGCACTGAAGGCCAAGCCGCACGTGAAGCGGCCCATGAACGCCTTCATGGTGTGGGCGCAGGCGGCGCGCCGCAAGCTGGCGGACCAGTACCCGCACCTGCACAACGCCGAACTCAGCAAGACGCTGGGCAAGCTGTGGCG CTTGCTGACCGAGAGCGAGAAGCGTCCCTTTGTGGAGGAGGCCGAGCGGCTCCGGGTCCAGCACAAGAAGGACCACCCAGACTACAAGTACCAGCCACGGCGGAGGAAGAGCATGAAGACGGGCCAGAGCGACTCTGACTCGGGGGCCGAGCTGGGCCACCACCCTGGTGGCACCATGTACAAGGCTGATGCGGGCCTCCATGGTGACACACACCACCACGGTGACCACACAG GCCAGACCCACGGGCCGCCCACCCCGCCCACCACTCCCAAGACAGACCTACACCACCCTGCTGGCGGGGGCAAGCAGGAGCTGAAGCCAGAAGGGCGCCGCCTGGTGGACAGCGGCCGCCAGAACATCGACTTCAGCAACGTGGACATCTCAGAGCTTAGCAGCGAGGTCATCAGCAATATGGACACCTTTGACGTCCATGAGTTCGACCAGTACCTGCCCCTCAATGGCCACTCGACCCTGCCTGCAGAGCCCAgccaggctgctgctgctggctcCTATGGGGGTACTTCCTACTCCCACTCTGGGGCTAGTGTCGGGGTGTCCCCTGTGTGGGCTCACAAGGGAGCCCCATCAGCCTCAGCGTCACCCACTGAGGCTGGACCCCCACGGCCGCACATCAAGACGGAGCAGCTGAGTCCAGGCCACTATGGTGACCAGCCACATGGCTCCCCAGGTCGCTCCGACTACAGCTCCTACAGCGCCCAGGCCAGCGTCACCAGTGCTGCCCCCGCCACAGCTGCCAGCTCCTTCGCAAGCGCGCAGTGTGACTACACCGACCTGCAGGCCTCCAACTACTACAGCCCCTATGCCGGCTACGCACCCAGCCTCTACCAGTACCCCTACTTCCACTCCTCCCGCCGGCCCTATGCCTCGCCGCTGCTCAACGGGCTCTCTGTGCCACCGGCCCACAGCCCCAGTGGCAACTGGGACCAGCCTGTGTACACCACCTTGACCAGGCCCTGA